One segment of Leeia aquatica DNA contains the following:
- a CDS encoding bifunctional 2',3'-cyclic-nucleotide 2'-phosphodiesterase/3'-nucleotidase produces the protein MQKTLLAFAVSVALVGNSHAAEVRLRILETTDIHMNLLNYDYYQDRSTDEYGLAKTISLIKAARSESKNSLLFDNGDLLQGNPLGDLVAKIKPLKAGETHPAYKVMNTLQYDAGNIGNHEFNYGLPFLKQSLATARFPYVNANVYLDDKDGKNERHAFTPYLLLDRKVVDETGQSHTLKVGVIGFVPPQIMSWDKANLEGKVVAKDIIKTAQRYVPEMRAKGAQLIIAIPHSGFEKGELGDLAENAVAGLANVPGVDAILFGHAHAEFPSKAFASHPKVNLEQGTINGIPSVMPGRWGDHLGVIDLKLDNQSGPWKVVDSKASIRPIFDRANKKPLVDADPAVAQLIGHEHADTLSYVRGKVSESSAPIYSYFAQVADDSSVQVVSNAQIAFVRTAVQGTAYEKYPILSAAAPFKAGGRQGWSYYTDIPAGNIAIKNVADLYIYPNTLKAVLLNGAEVREWLEMSAGQFNQIDPKGAAEQSLINDNFRSYNFDTIDGVNYDIDVTQPARYALDGKLQNVEAHRIHNLSFNGKPIDEQARFLVVTNNYRAFGGGNFPGVNGSKVVVDSPDENREAVVQYLTSIPKLNLSADKNWRILPVAGVKLRFLSATAASKYLSNHPGIRQVKDNGDGSALYELVN, from the coding sequence ATGCAGAAAACCCTGTTGGCCTTTGCCGTGAGTGTGGCGCTGGTTGGTAACAGCCATGCTGCCGAAGTGCGCCTGCGCATTCTGGAAACCACCGACATTCACATGAACCTGCTCAACTACGATTATTACCAGGATCGTAGTACCGACGAGTATGGCCTGGCCAAGACCATCAGCCTGATCAAGGCCGCGCGCAGCGAGAGCAAGAACAGCCTGCTGTTCGACAATGGTGACCTGCTGCAGGGCAACCCGCTGGGTGACCTGGTGGCGAAGATCAAGCCGCTCAAAGCCGGTGAGACGCACCCCGCTTACAAGGTGATGAACACTCTGCAATACGACGCGGGCAATATTGGCAACCATGAGTTCAACTACGGGTTGCCATTCCTCAAGCAGTCGCTGGCGACCGCCCGCTTCCCCTATGTGAATGCCAACGTCTATCTGGACGACAAGGACGGCAAGAACGAACGCCACGCGTTCACCCCCTATCTGCTGCTGGACCGCAAGGTAGTGGATGAGACCGGGCAGAGCCACACCCTCAAGGTCGGCGTGATTGGTTTTGTACCGCCGCAGATCATGAGCTGGGACAAGGCCAATCTGGAAGGCAAGGTGGTGGCCAAGGACATCATCAAGACGGCGCAGCGCTATGTGCCGGAAATGCGTGCCAAGGGGGCACAGCTGATCATCGCTATTCCGCACTCCGGATTTGAGAAGGGCGAGCTGGGAGATTTGGCCGAGAATGCCGTAGCCGGTCTCGCCAATGTGCCGGGGGTGGATGCCATTCTGTTTGGTCATGCTCACGCTGAATTCCCCAGCAAAGCTTTTGCCAGCCACCCCAAAGTCAATCTGGAGCAAGGCACCATCAATGGCATCCCTTCGGTGATGCCAGGCCGTTGGGGCGACCATCTGGGGGTGATCGACCTCAAGCTGGACAACCAGAGCGGACCATGGAAGGTGGTGGACAGCAAGGCCAGCATCCGTCCGATTTTTGACCGCGCCAACAAAAAGCCATTGGTCGATGCTGATCCCGCTGTCGCCCAGCTGATCGGCCATGAGCATGCCGATACCCTGAGCTATGTGCGTGGCAAGGTGAGTGAAAGCAGCGCTCCGATCTACAGCTACTTTGCCCAGGTGGCGGATGATTCCTCGGTGCAGGTGGTGTCCAATGCGCAGATCGCCTTTGTCCGCACCGCCGTGCAAGGTACTGCTTACGAGAAGTATCCGATCCTGTCGGCGGCGGCGCCGTTCAAGGCCGGTGGTCGTCAGGGCTGGTCGTACTACACCGATATCCCGGCAGGCAATATCGCCATCAAGAACGTGGCGGACCTCTACATCTACCCGAATACCCTGAAGGCCGTATTGTTGAACGGTGCAGAAGTGCGCGAGTGGCTGGAAATGTCGGCCGGCCAGTTCAACCAGATCGACCCCAAGGGCGCTGCCGAACAATCGCTGATCAACGACAACTTCCGCTCGTATAACTTCGACACCATCGACGGCGTGAACTACGACATCGACGTGACCCAGCCTGCCCGTTACGCGCTGGATGGCAAGCTGCAAAATGTCGAGGCGCACCGTATCCACAACCTCAGCTTCAATGGCAAGCCGATCGACGAGCAGGCGCGCTTCCTGGTCGTGACCAACAACTACCGCGCCTTTGGCGGTGGCAACTTCCCCGGTGTGAATGGCAGCAAGGTGGTTGTGGATTCGCCGGATGAGAACCGCGAAGCCGTGGTGCAGTACCTGACCAGCATTCCCAAGCTGAACCTGAGCGCGGACAAGAACTGGCGCATCCTGCCGGTGGCCGGCGTCAAGCTGCGCTTCCTCTCCGCAACCGCGGCCAGCAAATATTTGTCCAACCACCCCGGCATCCGCCAGGTCAAGGACAATGGCGATGGTTCCGCACTGTATGAGCTGGTGAACTGA
- a CDS encoding ATP-binding cassette domain-containing protein: MTTLLSALDLHLDTVDGPLFSNLNFTLRLGDRIGLIGHNGCGKSTLLALLAGELSPDRGQLQRAHQCRLQRVEQYLPEHLASRSCWAVLLDALPDPDAHWLAEQQLARLGLQDQRDVPAMDLSGGQHTRLLLGRALLQEPNLLLLDEPSNHLDLPAQLWLEQCLLDWKGALLLVSHDARLLDNVTRQSWILRDQQLYSFELPCSAARQALQTADDAARVRHAAEQDEIDRLNASSKRMAIWGRDFDNEKLSRRARVMAQRAEQLREEQTFVSRGAPWVLQLSGEALPGRQLLMLDQVAVRAAPALPVLFCSAEHYVRSGDRIALLGANGCGKSSLLRLLWQQLQQPTEDSAIRTHPAARVGYYDQSQQQLRDDASLSDALRPYCNLQDAERRQALIRAGFAYPRHGQRVDTLSGGERARLMFLALSLGSHHLLLLDEPSNHLDLEGKEALAEQLNQFSGALLLVSHDRALIEASCNRFWLIDQGQLVEWSSAEQAWSQLSQHQAISPSGHHAEAIHAISHDDDALLQTLLALEARLEADLARKPKQQKPQLQQAWRAEIARLQQQLGLV; this comes from the coding sequence ATGACTACCCTACTTTCAGCACTTGATCTTCATCTGGACACGGTGGATGGTCCCCTGTTCAGCAACCTGAACTTTACCCTGCGCCTCGGCGACCGTATTGGCCTGATCGGCCACAATGGCTGCGGCAAAAGCACCCTGCTCGCCTTGCTGGCGGGCGAACTCAGCCCGGATCGCGGCCAGTTGCAACGCGCCCATCAGTGCCGCCTGCAGCGGGTGGAGCAATACTTGCCTGAGCACCTGGCATCACGCAGCTGCTGGGCGGTGCTGCTTGATGCCTTGCCGGATCCCGATGCCCATTGGCTGGCGGAGCAGCAACTGGCCCGGCTGGGGCTGCAGGACCAGCGGGATGTCCCGGCCATGGACCTCAGCGGTGGACAGCATACCCGGCTGCTGCTGGGCCGCGCGCTGCTGCAGGAGCCCAATCTGTTACTACTGGACGAACCCAGCAACCACCTCGACTTGCCCGCCCAGCTCTGGCTGGAGCAATGCCTGCTCGACTGGAAAGGCGCCCTGCTGCTGGTCTCGCACGATGCCCGTCTGCTGGATAACGTCACCCGGCAGAGCTGGATACTGCGTGATCAGCAGTTGTACAGCTTTGAGCTGCCCTGCAGCGCCGCGCGACAAGCTTTGCAAACGGCGGATGACGCTGCCCGGGTACGGCACGCAGCAGAGCAGGACGAAATCGACCGGCTGAATGCCAGCAGCAAGCGGATGGCCATCTGGGGACGCGACTTTGATAACGAGAAACTGAGCCGACGCGCCAGAGTCATGGCACAGCGCGCCGAACAACTGCGCGAAGAACAAACCTTCGTCAGTCGGGGCGCACCCTGGGTATTGCAACTCTCTGGTGAAGCCTTACCGGGACGGCAACTGCTGATGCTGGACCAAGTGGCTGTTCGTGCCGCTCCAGCGTTGCCCGTGCTGTTTTGCAGCGCAGAGCACTACGTTCGCAGCGGTGACCGCATTGCCTTGCTGGGTGCCAATGGCTGCGGCAAGTCCAGCCTGCTGCGGCTGCTGTGGCAGCAACTGCAGCAGCCGACTGAGGACAGCGCCATTCGTACCCACCCCGCCGCGCGAGTAGGCTATTACGACCAAAGCCAGCAGCAGCTGAGGGATGATGCCAGCCTGAGCGATGCCCTGCGCCCCTATTGCAACTTGCAGGATGCCGAACGACGGCAGGCACTGATCCGCGCCGGCTTTGCCTACCCACGCCATGGGCAACGGGTGGACACCCTCAGCGGGGGGGAGCGGGCACGGCTGATGTTCCTCGCCTTGTCGTTGGGCAGCCACCACCTGCTGCTGCTGGACGAGCCCAGCAACCACCTTGATCTGGAGGGCAAGGAGGCCTTGGCCGAGCAGCTGAACCAGTTTAGCGGAGCACTGCTGCTGGTCTCACACGACCGCGCGCTGATCGAAGCCAGCTGCAACCGCTTCTGGCTGATTGATCAAGGCCAGCTGGTTGAATGGTCCAGCGCAGAACAGGCCTGGTCGCAGCTAAGTCAGCACCAAGCCATCTCGCCAAGTGGGCATCACGCGGAGGCGATCCACGCCATCAGCCACGACGACGATGCACTCCTGCAAACCCTGCTAGCGCTGGAAGCACGGCTGGAAGCCGATCTGGCACGCAAGCCCAAGCAGCAAAAACCCCAGTTACAGCAAGCATGGCGTGCCGAAATCGCACGCCTGCAGCAGCAGCTGGGGCTGGTGTAA
- a CDS encoding EI24 domain-containing protein — MSNPPPAYVGRSFLLGLRDGFNPLLALISLCITVFSSVLWLFIFVFWGHEIMQALLQGSAWLAHTVMGWFGVNYTLTPDIADPRWWVRLSSWMLGWALTSLCYTLAVLLTIRLVVELFFIRLVQQHCLKRYPHLRTDVKRSLPSVILTIIRGWSLFLLLALVCLALPVIGGALLFVLVSYFNVRSLANDALDGLADEPMVRQLLRSNRLRMIGLGILLSLFALVPFIGLFLPAIIAAASCHLFMQQLPAAEA, encoded by the coding sequence ATGAGCAATCCACCGCCCGCCTATGTCGGCCGCAGCTTCCTGCTGGGGCTGCGTGATGGTTTCAATCCCCTGCTGGCCTTGATCTCCCTCTGCATCACCGTGTTCAGCAGCGTACTGTGGCTGTTCATTTTTGTGTTCTGGGGCCATGAGATCATGCAGGCACTGCTGCAGGGCTCAGCCTGGCTGGCGCATACCGTGATGGGCTGGTTCGGGGTGAACTACACCCTGACACCCGATATCGCCGACCCGCGCTGGTGGGTCCGCCTCAGCAGCTGGATGCTGGGTTGGGCACTGACCTCCCTGTGCTACACACTGGCCGTTCTGCTTACCATCCGGTTGGTGGTGGAGTTGTTTTTCATTCGCCTGGTGCAGCAGCATTGCCTCAAGCGCTACCCGCATCTGCGCACCGACGTGAAGCGCTCGCTGCCCAGTGTGATCCTCACCATCATCCGGGGCTGGAGCCTCTTCCTGCTGCTGGCGCTGGTCTGCCTGGCCTTGCCGGTGATCGGCGGCGCCTTGCTGTTTGTGCTGGTGAGCTATTTCAATGTGCGCAGTCTGGCTAATGATGCGCTGGACGGGCTGGCCGATGAACCGATGGTACGGCAGCTGCTGCGCAGCAACCGGCTGCGGATGATCGGGCTCGGTATCCTGCTGTCGCTGTTTGCGCTGGTACCCTTCATCGGCCTGTTCCTGCCGGCCATCATTGCCGCCGCCAGCTGCCATCTGTTCATGCAACAATTGCCCGCCGCCGAGGCTTGA
- a CDS encoding methyl-accepting chemotaxis protein produces the protein MAGRTIKLRKLLVGFNLAIIGMLVLLVITAAVRLVQNANQVQFDLQQTQALPAAIHDARFHVVQIQQFLTDVSATGDGDGFTDAEEHYQALQQSLQQAARLAPELTDEASQVTALSNAFYGVGKEMAKRYQQQGREAGNALMKQPQTGFDDRAEALTNKLDQLTRHAQQLTTEAVQRSTAQAVQLRNLIVGLGVLVLGLVVVAGLVLYRRLFEALGGEPALAVSVTRAVAAGDLSQSIMAPASSLLGELGGMQQQLRNLSGQIRTLSGQLTEDAQQLTHTAQRMESGVTQQGDATRSIAAALEEMFQSMTQLGERAEEVSREAHSVDQSISQGETVIAEAADGIRLISSQISEAAQAIHQLDGQTEAIAQITNTIHGIADQTNLLALNAAIEAARAGESGRGFAVVADEVRKLAERTGGATVEIGQQITRIRQGMEQVVQLMQASVAASGQGVVQTTTATEAIGQIRHNAGQINQSIQSIADALAEQQRAMQDIASKVEVIASMTEGNEQSTHQVTQAANGVRDRAESVSAAIAVFRH, from the coding sequence ATGGCAGGCAGAACGATCAAACTCAGAAAGCTGCTGGTGGGTTTCAATCTCGCCATTATCGGCATGCTGGTGTTGCTGGTGATAACCGCGGCCGTCCGGCTGGTGCAGAATGCCAACCAGGTGCAGTTTGATCTGCAGCAGACCCAAGCACTGCCAGCTGCCATCCATGATGCCCGGTTTCATGTGGTACAGATCCAGCAGTTCCTCACCGATGTCAGTGCCACAGGCGATGGTGATGGTTTCACGGATGCGGAAGAGCACTATCAGGCCCTGCAGCAATCCTTGCAGCAGGCGGCCCGGTTGGCCCCCGAGTTGACCGACGAGGCCAGCCAGGTCACCGCGCTGAGCAACGCCTTTTACGGGGTGGGCAAGGAGATGGCGAAGCGCTATCAGCAGCAGGGCCGTGAGGCGGGCAATGCGCTGATGAAGCAGCCGCAAACCGGTTTTGATGATCGTGCCGAGGCGCTGACGAACAAGCTGGACCAACTGACACGCCATGCACAACAGCTGACTACCGAAGCTGTACAGCGCAGCACTGCGCAGGCGGTGCAGCTGCGCAACCTGATTGTCGGGCTGGGTGTTCTGGTTTTGGGGCTGGTGGTGGTGGCGGGGCTGGTGCTGTACCGCCGCTTGTTTGAAGCCTTGGGGGGGGAGCCTGCGCTGGCCGTATCGGTCACGCGTGCGGTGGCGGCGGGGGACCTGAGCCAATCCATTATGGCGCCCGCCAGCAGCTTGTTAGGTGAGCTGGGCGGCATGCAGCAGCAGCTGCGTAACCTGTCGGGGCAGATTCGAACCTTGTCCGGCCAGCTGACCGAGGACGCTCAACAGCTGACGCATACTGCACAACGCATGGAGTCTGGCGTCACGCAGCAAGGGGATGCCACCCGCAGTATCGCCGCCGCGCTGGAGGAGATGTTCCAGAGCATGACGCAGCTGGGTGAGCGTGCCGAGGAAGTCAGCCGCGAAGCCCATTCGGTGGATCAGTCCATCAGTCAGGGCGAGACGGTCATTGCTGAAGCCGCCGACGGCATTCGCTTGATCTCCAGTCAGATCAGCGAAGCGGCGCAGGCCATCCATCAGCTGGACGGCCAGACTGAGGCGATTGCACAGATCACCAATACCATTCACGGCATTGCCGACCAGACCAATCTGCTGGCGCTCAATGCAGCCATTGAAGCGGCCCGCGCCGGTGAGTCCGGGCGGGGCTTTGCCGTGGTGGCGGACGAGGTGCGCAAGCTGGCTGAACGGACGGGTGGGGCCACGGTGGAAATCGGCCAGCAGATTACGCGCATCCGGCAGGGCATGGAGCAGGTGGTGCAGTTGATGCAGGCCAGTGTAGCCGCCTCGGGTCAGGGTGTGGTGCAGACCACGACCGCGACCGAGGCCATTGGCCAGATTCGCCACAATGCCGGGCAGATCAATCAGAGCATCCAGTCGATTGCCGACGCGCTGGCCGAGCAGCAGCGTGCCATGCAGGATATTGCCAGCAAGGTGGAAGTGATTGCCAGCATGACCGAGGGCAATGAGCAATCCACCCACCAGGTGACACAAGCCGCCAACGGGGTACGTGATCGTGCCGAATCCGTATCGGCCGCCATCGCTGTCTTCCGGCACTAA
- a CDS encoding DUF945 family protein, translating into MNKLKLSLITVGVLAVAAGGTTFYAAHKAETDLRAAYDWFNKEIGEGWLDQKLQLKNAQYHKGVFNSEAQFDLTIPGTPDKLTILQHIHNGPLLKTANGWKLGWYAVDFEVDPKILAKLDAKSKAWLEQHKNLLAVGYHVGLDNTRHAFFKQGEVRFEDNGEQFVSAATTHTLDFDSALSHIRYRFALPQLSFTGKDKKTGGALKDMVLEGEIRSTEGKLDINNAQHQFSLGSLSFTEQKPDYSAEELFTEMPASEASAGEAAASDVPAEPPVKMKTQQVAIKDIQVSGNGELKDGFYNQSVSYKLGDIQGNADGLALGKDPIRSLEFGFSLKHIHAESLRGLTDSMVVMYRNLLRQSLNGNYQDMEKQLGSAAFGMGAVMIANWTTIAKHDPTISIDKFVMKTAANRSMQGDLSVTLKGLTDADIGGFNWAAIQNKLLIEGKGSVSEALLKAMESNYQADRMERLVKAQLIRRDGDTLSTEFKVAAGQITVLKRVFPSLQAFEAETRKLTDE; encoded by the coding sequence ATGAACAAACTTAAACTCAGCCTGATCACTGTCGGCGTGCTGGCTGTCGCCGCAGGCGGCACCACCTTCTATGCCGCGCACAAGGCAGAAACCGACCTGCGTGCCGCCTACGACTGGTTCAACAAGGAGATCGGTGAGGGGTGGCTGGACCAGAAGCTGCAGCTGAAGAATGCCCAGTACCACAAGGGCGTGTTCAATTCTGAAGCGCAGTTTGACCTGACCATTCCGGGCACCCCGGACAAGCTGACCATCCTGCAGCACATCCACAATGGCCCCCTGCTGAAGACAGCGAATGGCTGGAAGCTGGGCTGGTATGCCGTGGATTTTGAGGTGGACCCCAAGATACTGGCCAAACTGGATGCCAAATCCAAAGCCTGGCTGGAGCAGCACAAGAATCTGCTGGCGGTGGGTTACCATGTCGGCCTCGACAACACCCGCCATGCCTTCTTCAAACAAGGTGAGGTTCGCTTCGAAGACAATGGCGAGCAGTTTGTCTCTGCTGCCACCACCCACACGCTGGATTTTGACTCCGCACTGAGCCACATCCGCTACCGCTTTGCCCTGCCGCAATTATCCTTTACCGGCAAAGACAAAAAAACCGGGGGTGCGCTGAAAGACATGGTGCTGGAAGGCGAGATCCGCTCCACCGAAGGCAAGCTGGACATCAACAATGCACAGCATCAGTTCAGCCTGGGCAGCCTGTCATTCACGGAACAAAAACCGGACTATTCCGCCGAGGAACTGTTTACTGAGATGCCCGCCAGTGAGGCTAGCGCTGGAGAAGCCGCCGCCAGCGACGTGCCAGCCGAGCCTCCGGTGAAGATGAAAACGCAGCAGGTCGCGATCAAGGACATCCAGGTCAGCGGCAACGGCGAGCTGAAGGACGGTTTCTACAATCAAAGTGTGTCCTACAAGCTGGGCGACATTCAGGGTAATGCGGATGGTCTGGCACTGGGCAAGGATCCGATCCGCAGTCTGGAGTTCGGTTTCAGCCTGAAACATATCCATGCTGAATCCTTGCGCGGACTGACGGATAGCATGGTGGTCATGTACCGTAATCTGCTCCGGCAGAGCCTGAATGGTAATTACCAGGACATGGAGAAGCAGTTGGGTTCTGCGGCCTTTGGCATGGGTGCAGTGATGATTGCCAACTGGACCACCATCGCCAAGCATGACCCGACCATCAGCATCGACAAATTTGTCATGAAAACGGCGGCGAACCGCAGCATGCAAGGTGATCTGAGTGTCACCCTGAAGGGGCTGACCGATGCCGACATTGGCGGCTTCAACTGGGCCGCCATCCAGAACAAGCTGCTCATTGAAGGCAAGGGCAGTGTGTCCGAAGCCCTGCTCAAGGCGATGGAGTCCAATTACCAAGCAGACAGAATGGAGCGTTTGGTCAAGGCTCAGCTGATCCGCCGTGACGGTGATACCCTGTCCACGGAGTTCAAGGTGGCAGCCGGCCAGATCACGGTGCTGAAGCGGGTGTTCCCGAGCTTGCAAGCATTCGAAGCCGAAACCCGCAAACTGACAGACGAGTAA
- the recA gene encoding recombinase RecA, with protein sequence MDDNKSKALAAALAQIEKQFGKGSIMKMGEGQIEKDLQVVSTGSLGLDIALGVGGLPRGRVVEIYGPESSGKTTLCLQVVAEVQKQGGVAAYIDAENALDPTYAQKLGVQVGEMLISQPDTGEQALEIADMLVRSGGVDIIVVDSVAALTPKAEIEGEMGDSHVGLQARLMSQALRKLTANIKRTNTLVIFINQIRMKIGVMFGSPETTTGGNALKFYASVRMDIRRIGSIKKGEEVVGNETRVKVVKNKVSPPFREALFDILYGEGISREGEIIELGVLHKIIEKSGAWYAYNGSKIGQGKDNVREFLKDHPAMAQEIEAKVRAAVGVAAPQFTPTAEELADADAEPELG encoded by the coding sequence ATGGACGATAACAAGAGCAAGGCACTGGCTGCTGCACTGGCGCAGATCGAAAAGCAGTTTGGCAAAGGCTCCATCATGAAGATGGGCGAAGGCCAGATTGAGAAAGACCTGCAAGTGGTGTCCACCGGTTCGCTGGGGCTTGATATCGCGCTGGGCGTGGGCGGCTTGCCACGTGGCCGTGTGGTGGAAATCTATGGCCCGGAATCGTCCGGCAAGACCACCCTGTGTCTGCAGGTGGTGGCCGAGGTGCAGAAGCAGGGCGGCGTGGCAGCCTATATTGACGCGGAAAACGCACTGGACCCGACCTACGCCCAGAAGCTGGGCGTGCAGGTGGGCGAGATGTTGATCTCCCAGCCGGATACCGGTGAGCAGGCGCTGGAAATTGCCGACATGCTGGTTCGCTCCGGTGGTGTCGACATCATCGTGGTCGACTCGGTGGCGGCGTTGACGCCAAAGGCTGAAATTGAAGGCGAGATGGGCGACAGCCACGTGGGCCTGCAGGCCCGCCTGATGAGCCAGGCCCTGCGCAAGCTGACGGCCAACATCAAGCGCACCAATACCCTGGTCATCTTCATCAACCAGATCCGCATGAAGATCGGGGTGATGTTCGGCAGCCCGGAAACCACCACCGGCGGCAATGCCCTCAAGTTCTACGCCTCGGTACGGATGGATATCCGCCGCATCGGCTCGATCAAGAAGGGCGAAGAAGTGGTGGGCAATGAAACCCGCGTCAAGGTGGTGAAGAACAAGGTGTCGCCGCCGTTCCGCGAGGCGCTGTTTGACATCCTCTACGGCGAAGGCATCTCCCGCGAAGGCGAAATCATCGAGCTGGGCGTGCTGCACAAGATCATCGAAAAGTCCGGCGCCTGGTATGCCTACAACGGCAGCAAGATCGGCCAGGGCAAGGACAATGTGCGCGAATTCCTGAAAGACCATCCGGCGATGGCGCAGGAGATTGAAGCCAAGGTCCGTGCCGCCGTGGGTGTGGCTGCGCCGCAGTTCACCCCGACCGCGGAAGAGCTGGCGGATGCGGACGCGGAGCCGGAACTCGGCTGA
- a CDS encoding GNAT family N-acetyltransferase translates to MSLEITLCGAADWAELKVIRLAALLDSPLAFGLRHADQVKLSDADWQARAAGQTPARYWLARQDGRVIGLIGMVWVQQHPELIAMWVHPDARGKGVADPLIALVLKHAKAAGAEHMHLLVSPDNQAASRLYLRNGFVWENVFQPLEHQPEIVLQQMVRALY, encoded by the coding sequence ATGTCACTGGAAATTACCCTATGTGGGGCTGCTGATTGGGCAGAATTGAAAGTCATCCGGCTGGCAGCCTTGCTGGATAGCCCTTTGGCGTTTGGCCTGCGCCATGCTGATCAGGTCAAGTTGAGTGATGCGGACTGGCAAGCTCGCGCGGCAGGCCAGACCCCGGCACGTTATTGGCTCGCCCGGCAAGATGGCCGAGTGATCGGCTTGATTGGCATGGTATGGGTCCAGCAGCATCCAGAGCTGATTGCCATGTGGGTTCATCCGGATGCGCGCGGCAAGGGGGTAGCGGACCCACTGATTGCGCTGGTGTTGAAGCATGCGAAAGCGGCAGGTGCGGAACACATGCATCTGCTGGTGTCACCTGACAACCAAGCGGCCAGCCGCCTCTACCTGCGGAATGGTTTTGTCTGGGAGAACGTGTTTCAGCCACTGGAACACCAGCCCGAGATTGTGCTGCAGCAGATGGTTCGGGCGTTGTACTGA
- a CDS encoding MarR family winged helix-turn-helix transcriptional regulator, translating into MDTQQRPPSLLNLDIQLCFALYSAMLGMNKVYRKQLKALGLTYPQYLVMLVLWQQDQLIVTDICQRLYLDTATLTPLLKRMEAQGLVQRQRSEQDERRVVVSLTEAGRALREPAEAVPHCVMQATQCSVDELVGLREQLVQLRERLFASR; encoded by the coding sequence ATGGACACACAACAACGCCCCCCCAGCCTGCTGAACTTGGACATCCAGCTCTGCTTTGCCCTGTATTCGGCGATGCTGGGTATGAACAAGGTGTATCGCAAGCAGCTGAAAGCGCTGGGGCTGACCTACCCGCAGTATCTGGTGATGTTGGTGCTGTGGCAGCAGGATCAGTTGATTGTCACAGACATTTGCCAACGCCTGTATCTGGACACCGCCACGCTGACGCCGCTGCTGAAGCGGATGGAAGCGCAAGGCCTGGTGCAGCGCCAGCGCAGCGAGCAAGATGAACGCCGGGTGGTGGTGAGCTTGACCGAAGCTGGGCGTGCCTTGCGTGAGCCGGCTGAAGCTGTGCCACACTGTGTAATGCAGGCCACGCAATGCTCGGTCGATGAGCTGGTTGGCTTGCGTGAGCAATTGGTACAGCTGCGGGAGCGGCTGTTTGCCAGTCGTTGA
- a CDS encoding organic hydroperoxide resistance protein: MSLDKVLYRASAHVTGGRDGRATSSDDQLDLKLTTPRELGGAGGAGTNPEQLFAAGYSACFMGAMKVVAGRNKLALPADTSIDGTVGIGPIGAAFGIEVELRISLPGMAREQAQQLIEQAHQVCPYSNATRGNIDVTLLLQD, from the coding sequence ATGTCTCTCGATAAAGTGTTGTACCGTGCTTCTGCTCATGTTACCGGTGGCCGTGATGGCCGCGCGACCTCTAGCGATGACCAGCTGGATCTGAAACTGACCACGCCGCGTGAGCTCGGCGGCGCAGGCGGTGCAGGTACCAACCCGGAGCAGCTGTTTGCTGCAGGCTACAGTGCCTGCTTCATGGGCGCGATGAAGGTGGTGGCCGGGCGCAACAAGCTGGCGCTGCCAGCCGATACCAGCATTGACGGTACCGTAGGTATTGGCCCGATTGGAGCTGCATTCGGTATCGAAGTAGAACTGCGCATCAGCCTGCCCGGCATGGCACGTGAACAGGCCCAGCAGCTGATCGAGCAAGCCCATCAGGTTTGCCCGTACTCCAACGCCACCCGTGGCAATATTGATGTAACCCTGCTGCTGCAAGACTGA
- the recX gene encoding recombination regulator RecX, producing MAPTKLSLEARAIQLLSRREYSRLELQRKLAPHAESVEQLDALLDRLAERRWQSDSRFAEQWVNSKSAQYGSRYLKHTLQERGIRGEALDEALASVADSELERARAAWRKKFSQAASTPAEQARQIRFLASRGFPLGLIRQVLNGVDELLPDDE from the coding sequence ATGGCCCCGACCAAACTGAGCCTGGAAGCCCGGGCCATCCAGCTGCTCTCACGCCGGGAGTATTCCCGGCTGGAGCTGCAGCGCAAGCTGGCGCCCCATGCGGAAAGTGTCGAGCAACTCGACGCCCTGCTGGACCGCCTGGCCGAGCGGCGCTGGCAATCGGACAGCCGCTTTGCCGAGCAGTGGGTCAACAGCAAATCTGCCCAGTATGGCAGCCGCTACCTGAAGCACACCCTGCAAGAGCGCGGCATCCGTGGCGAAGCGCTGGATGAAGCGCTGGCCAGTGTGGCCGATAGCGAGCTCGAACGGGCTCGCGCCGCTTGGCGCAAGAAATTCTCGCAAGCCGCCAGCACGCCCGCTGAGCAGGCCCGGCAAATCCGCTTCCTGGCCAGCCGTGGTTTTCCGCTGGGCCTGATCCGCCAGGTGCTGAACGGCGTGGATGAGCTGCTGCCAGATGATGAATAG